Proteins encoded by one window of Polyangiaceae bacterium:
- the cysK gene encoding cysteine synthase A, protein MPISSAITDVIGNTPLVRLERLSSELGVEVLAKLEGQNPAGSVKDRIAHAMVQDAEQRGQLTPGATIIEPTSGNTGIALAMIAAARGYRLTLTMPEAMSRERVALLRAYGAEVVLTPGTLMRQAVEQAELLGETTPGAVLLRQFDNPENPRIHERTTAEEIWRDTGGELDAFVAGIGTGGTITGVGRVLAKRLPSARVVGVEPSSAAVLSGHSAGPHRLQGIGAGFVPPVLDRSVVHEIITVNEDEAIASARRMARGDGVLGGISSGAALSAATVLAKRGGLRRIVVVLPDTGERYASTPWFGALGG, encoded by the coding sequence ATGCCCATCTCCAGCGCCATCACCGATGTCATCGGCAACACGCCCCTGGTTCGTCTCGAGCGCTTGAGCTCGGAGCTCGGAGTCGAGGTATTGGCCAAGCTCGAAGGCCAAAACCCCGCCGGAAGTGTCAAGGATCGCATTGCCCATGCGATGGTCCAAGATGCCGAGCAGCGCGGCCAGCTCACCCCCGGCGCGACCATCATCGAGCCCACCAGTGGCAACACCGGCATTGCGCTGGCCATGATTGCAGCAGCACGCGGCTACCGTCTCACGTTGACGATGCCGGAGGCGATGAGCCGTGAGCGGGTGGCGCTGCTCCGGGCCTACGGCGCAGAGGTAGTGCTCACGCCCGGCACCCTGATGCGCCAGGCGGTGGAGCAAGCGGAGCTCTTGGGCGAGACCACGCCGGGTGCAGTGCTCCTACGGCAGTTCGACAACCCGGAAAATCCTCGCATCCACGAGCGGACCACCGCGGAAGAGATCTGGCGCGACACCGGCGGCGAGCTCGACGCCTTCGTCGCCGGCATCGGGACCGGCGGCACCATCACCGGCGTCGGACGCGTGCTGGCGAAGCGACTGCCCAGCGCACGCGTAGTGGGTGTGGAGCCGAGCTCCGCCGCTGTGCTCTCCGGGCACTCGGCGGGGCCGCATCGCCTGCAGGGGATCGGCGCGGGCTTCGTGCCCCCGGTGTTGGACCGTAGCGTCGTGCACGAGATCATCACGGTGAACGAAGACGAGGCCATCGCGTCCGCCCGAAGAATGGCACGCGGGGACGGAGTGCTCGGCGGGATTTCCAGCGGCGCAGCGCTCTCCGCCGCAACGGTCCTTGCCAAGCGCGGTGGCTTGCGGCGCATCGTGGTGGTGCTTCCGGACACCGGCGAACGCTATGCGTCCACGCCGTGGTTCGGCGCTCTCGGTGGCTGA
- a CDS encoding acetyl-CoA carboxylase biotin carboxylase subunit, with protein MFKKVLIANRGEIAVRVARTLREMGISPVAVYSEADRDALHVRVADEAYEIGPAAAAESYLRIDKLMDVARRAGCDGLHPGYGFLSENPELPAACEAAGITFIGPPASAMRAMGLKTAAREKMASAGVPVVPGGSADTLEQAKKTAAEIGYPVMLKATAGGGGKGMRLVSSEAELSSALDRAKSEAKKAFGDETVYLEKAIIRPRHVEIQVLGDKHGNVVHLFERDCSIQRRHQKVVEESPCPAIDDAIVQRMGETAVQGAKAVGYYSAGTFEFLLSQDKSFYFLEMNTRLQVEHPITELCTGFDLVREMIRIAAGEELGFEQADVTRRGAAIECRVYAEDPSTGFLPSPGVIQKLRTPAGPGVRDDSGAYEGCTISGNYDPLISKLSVWAPTRAQAVERMRRALGEYVVTGIRTNLPFHERLFEQPEFVAGDYDTGFIDRHKDQLLQGTRIPQDAKAEFAAAVAVAAYRAERHHRGDNGAAKTSGPSAWVSQHRARLGRGPRA; from the coding sequence ATGTTCAAGAAAGTCCTGATCGCGAATCGCGGTGAAATCGCCGTGCGGGTCGCGCGCACGCTGCGCGAAATGGGCATCAGCCCGGTGGCCGTGTACAGCGAGGCGGATCGAGACGCGCTGCACGTCCGGGTGGCGGACGAAGCTTACGAGATCGGACCCGCCGCCGCGGCCGAAAGCTATCTGCGCATCGACAAGCTGATGGACGTGGCACGCCGGGCGGGCTGCGACGGCCTGCACCCAGGCTACGGCTTCTTGTCGGAGAACCCGGAGCTGCCCGCGGCCTGCGAGGCCGCAGGCATCACCTTCATCGGACCGCCGGCCAGCGCGATGCGAGCCATGGGTCTGAAGACCGCAGCTCGCGAGAAGATGGCGTCCGCCGGCGTGCCGGTGGTCCCCGGGGGTAGCGCCGACACGCTGGAGCAGGCCAAGAAGACCGCCGCGGAGATCGGCTATCCCGTCATGCTCAAGGCGACCGCCGGCGGCGGCGGCAAGGGTATGCGCCTGGTGTCCTCGGAGGCCGAGCTTTCGAGCGCCCTCGACCGCGCCAAGAGCGAAGCCAAGAAGGCATTCGGGGACGAGACCGTCTACCTCGAGAAGGCCATCATTCGCCCGCGTCACGTGGAGATCCAGGTGCTCGGCGACAAGCACGGAAATGTGGTGCACCTGTTCGAGCGGGACTGCTCCATTCAACGCCGCCATCAGAAGGTGGTGGAGGAGTCGCCGTGTCCGGCTATCGACGACGCGATCGTCCAACGCATGGGCGAGACCGCCGTTCAGGGCGCCAAGGCCGTGGGCTACTACTCCGCCGGCACGTTCGAGTTCCTGCTGTCGCAGGACAAGTCCTTCTACTTCTTGGAGATGAACACCCGGCTGCAGGTGGAACATCCCATCACCGAGCTTTGCACCGGGTTCGACTTGGTACGTGAGATGATCCGCATCGCCGCGGGAGAAGAGCTCGGGTTCGAGCAGGCGGACGTCACTCGTCGCGGCGCTGCCATCGAGTGCCGCGTCTACGCGGAGGACCCCAGCACCGGGTTTCTGCCGAGCCCTGGCGTGATCCAGAAGCTGCGCACCCCCGCCGGACCCGGCGTGCGAGACGACAGTGGCGCTTACGAGGGCTGCACCATCAGCGGCAACTACGATCCCTTGATCAGCAAGCTCAGCGTGTGGGCACCCACGCGCGCACAAGCAGTGGAACGCATGCGCCGAGCGCTCGGCGAGTACGTAGTCACCGGCATTCGCACGAACCTGCCGTTCCACGAGCGCTTGTTCGAACAGCCGGAGTTCGTCGCGGGGGACTACGACACGGGCTTCATCGATCGCCACAAGGACCAACTGCTCCAGGGCACCCGCATCCCCCAAGACGCCAAGGCGGAATTCGCCGCCGCCGTGGCGGTCGCGGCGTATCGCGCGGAGCGCCATCACCGCGGCGACAACGGCGCTGCAAAGACCAGCGGCCCTTCCGCCTGGGTCTCGCAGCATCGCGCCCGCCTCGGTCGCGGACCGCGGGCCTGA
- a CDS encoding CoA transferase codes for MAALDHVRILDLTRLLPGPFATLVLADLGAQVDKIEDLGAGDYLRHTPPMVGDLGTAFHVLNRGKRSAALDLKSPAGVSALKRLVRHYDVVFEQFRPGVLERLGVGHQTLLGENERLVICALTGYGQDGPLRDRAGHDINYMARAGLLGLQGPAEAKPQLPSFQLADVSGGLWSVIAIQAALFERERTGKGRVIDIAMLDSVIPFATVTLSRLLGGELPSRGQELLTGGIAPYDTYATQDGEAISLGALEPKFLMKFCASAGIQADMSALLPGPHQAALKARFTEVFASRTRAEWEAFNAEHDVCLEPVLRPDELRADPQLSQRGVFFDAPVGDASVGLYRTPITDKAHVPSPAPRHGEHTDAIFAEAGFSAEEIAELRAAGAIR; via the coding sequence ATGGCCGCCCTCGATCACGTCCGCATTCTCGATCTCACGCGGCTGTTGCCAGGGCCCTTTGCCACGCTGGTGCTCGCGGATCTCGGCGCCCAGGTGGACAAGATTGAAGACCTTGGAGCGGGCGACTACTTGCGCCACACGCCTCCGATGGTCGGCGACCTGGGCACCGCCTTCCACGTGCTCAATCGAGGCAAGCGCAGCGCCGCGCTGGATCTGAAGTCGCCCGCCGGAGTCAGCGCGCTGAAGCGCTTGGTCCGCCACTACGACGTCGTCTTCGAACAGTTCCGACCGGGGGTCCTGGAGCGCCTCGGCGTCGGTCACCAGACGCTGCTCGGAGAGAACGAACGCCTCGTCATCTGTGCCCTCACCGGCTACGGGCAAGACGGCCCGCTCCGGGATCGCGCCGGGCACGACATCAACTACATGGCACGCGCGGGTCTCTTGGGCCTGCAAGGTCCCGCCGAAGCCAAGCCGCAGCTACCGTCGTTCCAGCTGGCGGACGTGTCCGGTGGTCTGTGGAGCGTGATCGCGATTCAAGCAGCACTCTTCGAGCGGGAGCGTACCGGCAAGGGCCGCGTGATCGACATCGCGATGCTCGATTCGGTCATCCCCTTCGCCACCGTCACCCTCAGTCGGCTGCTCGGGGGTGAGCTCCCCAGCCGCGGCCAAGAGCTCCTCACCGGCGGCATCGCCCCCTACGACACCTACGCCACCCAAGACGGCGAAGCCATCAGCCTCGGCGCGCTGGAGCCGAAGTTCCTCATGAAGTTCTGCGCCTCCGCCGGCATCCAGGCGGACATGAGCGCGCTTCTGCCAGGCCCCCACCAAGCGGCCCTGAAGGCGCGCTTCACCGAGGTCTTCGCTTCACGCACGCGAGCGGAGTGGGAAGCCTTCAACGCCGAGCACGACGTGTGCCTCGAGCCCGTGCTGCGCCCGGACGAGCTGCGCGCCGACCCGCAGCTCTCCCAGCGTGGCGTCTTCTTCGACGCGCCCGTGGGCGACGCCAGCGTGGGTCTGTACCGCACGCCAATCACGGACAAGGCCCACGTGCCGAGCCCGGCTCCAAGGCACGGCGAGCACACCGACGCCATCTTCGCCGAAGCGGGCTTCTCAGCCGAAGAGATCGCCGAGCTCAGAGCCGCGGGCGCGATCCGCTGA